Part of the Panicum virgatum strain AP13 chromosome 4N, P.virgatum_v5, whole genome shotgun sequence genome is shown below.
cggagtaggtgagaacatccagagacctcacctgtcgctcaggacgcgcaaggggctgcggtgtctgctgctgagagatcccaagtggtgctcctcctagctgtgaataccccaagacatcggggtcaccttgcggggcaggctcttctggactcaagctgtcgaagtcgtctaaggtgaatgtctcgttatctggtcgaaaggaggaagaagaaggtccggcgcccgcatcggggtagaatcctacgcaaaaaatgtggatgttagcgtacgctcgtatatttcgtaatgacatgtagaaaccgaaatacgaagcataaattaacctgtgtaggccggtatctgtggccccgataccatccctggatacggtccacCAACTGGtgttgtccctctaaacattccagtatggccgaacgcagtagctggatcgtatcttgtatgtgatattagtaaatatgtaggaacacttgatgtaattttaaagagatatgtacgttacctgcacttgggaagaactgcgacgtcggcccgtgcatggtcgacggacacgggaacgacgacgaggtctgagacgacccgtggctgtcttcgtactgcacacggcttccgaagttgtgcgctacctgacgcaactgatcacgctacctcgaccatgcctctgtctgctcaaactgggtcattggggatccggcacgtaccctcgtcaggtaagtcgagcagtccgtctccatcatgttgcaaaggcgaagctgcatcaattcagtaaagttacaaacacatgaattatcttatgaatatgattatatatatgcaaatatgatcaagagactcaccgcgccagctagtgcctccacgtggtgccgggcatagccatcctgaggcctcgcttggtgtggctgcgggtgagtgtcaacaaaaaccagacgagcccgagtccggggtaagtaccaggtgaggtaagccctaaaggagctatctgtgtgtggtcctgttggatggaccaagtgctcgtctgcctgttcccattggtccacccacggctggatcttggtgagccaatcatcagagcacgacaagccactccttgacaacctacaaagtggaccacgaagaatcgttagattcgacacgaatgtatgagccaagttcattcataattacctgtggtcctgccgactgacacgctccaacgcggtgggcaccggaaactcctggcgctgcccaaactgtctcctgactctccaggtgatcgcgggtgcgggttgatcggacctgcttcgtccacgcggtcaaccagggcaaaacgggcctccagctcatccttccacgaggccgccaccacacgcggacctacagcctccccgacgatagggaggccgaggaggtaggccacgtcctgtagcgtaggagtcatctccccacacgggaggtggaacgtgtgtgtctccggcctccatctgtcaacgagcgccgtcaggagggatcggtcgagctgaataggcccaacctcgacaagacggctcagagtcagtaggccggcctcacgtaacctgcaaaaaaataaaaaatgtcgaaacaaaggaataccgacgaatacaaaagtgataaacaataatatttcattacataccggtcacaccaatcgtggtgtatagagatcgcctcgccgggtggacgaggacgtagcacctctagggctcggtgctcaacagctgcaaagtaagacctgtggctcgagtcgatcactgggtctagcaaggagtccatctccatacctgcattcaaaaatttatgagaacacataggtaaatatatatttcatacaaactggacacataaatacaataatacttcattatatacctgccatatttcattactacatattacaaataatgaaatacaattgtggatcatgacaccgaatgccttccacgagcaattctcgccgatgctcgtctgaacgtaggaggtgctccatctctgggatttccggaaggaccgacgtcagcagcatcgtgaagtgcattctgaggacacttcttgtagttgtgactcaatgatccacattggctgcaacgcttttgtgccttgcttgcttccgactcgtccataccattccgaatacgacgtgtctgacgacggcctttgcctttcttagtggctggatcaggaataaacatcttattctcattatcctgagtgaaaggccccacaatggaacatttccagtttgacttccattttcccttgaatgcatgtactcgccatggacatccagcattcacacacttcacctcatattctttactgccagactttacgactctgaattctcgtttcaatgagattgcccatagtctcacagcatcttttacggcttcaatgtttggatatgttgcaccttgcactacctcattccctctgtactcccactcctgatttcgtacatcttctgcgacatgactgccaaaaccatgctctttccactcttttggcaatgagtactgctcgtcatcagatgagtcctcatattcttccatctctattgcggtttggtcttctgcctccatcttgTCCAGAATGCTATGTAtcatctctccctcatcagcaaggcacTGTgatcccatgttttggttctctgtctcttctgactcatcttgctcaacataattggtctctcttcgaatactcggagttccttgatctgcacaatgttggatttcatttcgtgtcttctcccggatttgaacaagaatggccagaggccacccacgctctagagctgcttgcatgtacttctgccagtcatcagtgctgtgtatcatcattaattcccataattcactttctacctcccaattaacaagagactggacagtgatcacatgtgtcaacggatcaacatggaacccacgctgcagccacttacatatagaaccaaaactcctttccagaggtttatctatgccgctagatgtgcgcttaaaggcagaaagatctactccatttggcccatacataacattgtattcaccataaaatacttgaaactgcatcttgctcgacatatctgtatatcacataatacttatcaagttatactctttacttcactaccttattcaataatccgtaaaaactaagtatgaaattcaattacaacgtataagtattcataactacgtgatgacactcaaattctatactgcataaatggttctactaattttctaaactaatttactactacgtaactacaaactaaagtatcattgaactcctacttaaatggttctactataacactaattaaatcaaattactcatattaaaatacgtagtacttaaatataacaatatttaaactaaatgtactaacctgcagatcacaagtgctgaattcggcagggcttcgccgctttccttctccccactcctctctttttttctggatttttggtggaattttcgggctcaaatgaggatgGAAGGGGAGGGCTTGAGCTTATATAGgggtacccccggtcgcccgcgaggggggggggcgacaggccccctgccgcgcccgtgggctgggcccagcggcggtcgcccgtgggctgggcgacaggctcctgtcgcccccccccacgggcgacaggttttttttatttccagggaccttattgcgaatttgaaaaaaaaaattcacttaAGGTCTGTCgtcctatggggggcgaccggggtatttttgaaatatttcaaaacggacatatatttttgaaattttaatttttaaaaaatataaaaatgaaaaaaattctgTCCTAGAGCTGACAGGACAGCGAAGCCTTTGCTCCTGGGCTTTTTTCTTGCCCACCAAGTTTAAATGGGCCTACAAAAAATCTCGGGCCGAGTGATAAAGATTTCCGGCCTAAATATGTATGGGCTGCCCCTCCTACCTCCCTTTTGGTGGGCCAAGCAAGCGCTCCGGATGATCCCGGCCGTCTGTCCAAACTCTCAAACACGGCAACGAGTGAGCCAACACGTTCGCAATGCCGCCCTCCTTCCACCTCGCGCTCGCGTTCCCCTCCACTCCCCAGACCCCACTTCGTCTTCTCCGCTCCGGCGCTAACCGCACCCACCTTCCCCACAAGCCCAAGGACACCCCTCCATGGCCGCAGTCTCCGCGcggctccgcctcctcctcctcggcgtcctCCTCGTGCcgtccctcgccgccgctcagCCCCGAGCTTTCGGAGGTACCGAGGCGCCTCCAATGCTTAGCTTGTAATCGACGTTATCCGCCTGTGGGGGGCTGACATGTGCCGGGTGTATGTGTGGCTTGGGTTCCGCAGGGGCGCCGCCGGTGTACGCGCGGTACCTGGTCGACGCGGCGGCGATGCCGGCGGTGGAGCTGTACGACTACATCGTGgtgggcggcggcacggcggggtgCCCGCTCGCGGCGACGCTGgcggggtccggcggcgggcgcgtgctcctgctcgagcgcggcggcgcgcccagCGAGTTCCCCGCGCTCGCCACGGCCGGCGGGTTCGTCCGGACGCTCGCCATGGCCGACCCGGCCCCGGAGTCCGACGCACCCGCGCAGGGGTTCACGTCCGAGGACGGCGTCCCcaacgtgcgcgcgcgcgtgctcgGCGGAGGCACGGCCATCAACGCCGGCTTCTACTCGCGCGCGCACCCGGAATGGTTCCGCGGCCACGACGCCGAGGTCGGTTTCTGTTCTGACACCAACCAACACTTCTCCTTCCATCTGCGATGATTGTGTTGGGCGATGCGGAGATCGAGTGATTTTCTTGCTCGACTGCTGGAGGTTCAGAACACCGAGGTGACGAACTGGGACATGCGGCTGGTGAACGCGTCGTACGAGTGGGTGGAGAGGCACATGACGTTCCAGCCGACGGTGCGCGGGTTCCAGGCGGCGGTGAGGGCGGCGCTCCTGGAAGCCAACGTCACGCCGTGGAACGGCTTCACGGTGGACCACGTCGCCGGCACCAAGGTCAGTGCCACCACCTTCGATGCATCGGGCCGGCGGCACAGCGCCGCGGACCTGCTCGCCTTTGCCCGTCCTAGCCGTCTCCGTGTCGCCACCCGTGCTACAGTTACTCGTATCATCACCAACCCGATTGACCCTGGTGAGAGATGCATTCTTCTAGTAGTAGTACTTTCTTCGTTTCTTCCTGATCGTTGTGATAATTTGGGAAAAAAAGTGTCTTTATGACTGAGTTTTTTTTTGGGAGAAGTCTTTATGACTGAGTTTGGACTATTATATTGCTgcattgtatttgaattcaactaaGATTGCCATTGTGGATTTAACAAACAAAATTTACAGCTAAAACCCTTTCTGGTTCGGTGCTGCTCCGTCAATTCGATAAAAAGAATCTTGGTTAATATGACTTCAGATTTACTAGTTAGCAAAATGCATCAAATTTTTCGTCAGTGGACTGTTTTGTAGCAGTACTAATTTAGCACTTACTGTTTACTTGTGACTGAATGAACTGTCTTCCGTTTTGTTGTATTGGTCAGCTGCACGCCATGGAAGATCTCCACAACCAACAATAGCAGCAATTGGTGTTGTGTACCAGGACCGTCTCCTCGATCAGCACCAAGCCCTCCTGCGCCCAGGTGGGGAGGTAATACTTTCAGCAGGTGCCCTGGGGAGTCCCCAGCTGCTTCTTCTAAGCGGCATTGGCCCTGCCAGTGATCTTTCCTACCTCGGCATCCCTGTCTCTGCCGATCTCCCTGATGTTGGCAAGCACATGTTCGACAACCCTCGCAACGGCATCTCCATCATCCCATCAGTCCCGATCGATCACTCCCTCATCCAGGTCGTCGGCATCCCTTCAGCCAATGGAGCTGCCTCCTACCTTGAGGCGGCATCGTACATTGTCCCACTAGCTCCGGCGTTGAGATCAGCTGGTCCTTTCATCGGCTCGTCTTCACCACTCTATGTTACAGTGGCAACTATCATGGAGAAGGTCCCTGGACCTTTGTCTGAAGGTTCGCTATGGCTCTCATCAACGAATCCATTGGAGAGCCCCCCTCTGCGGTTCAACTACTTGAGTCGCCCTGAGGATTTGGCGCGCTGCGTCCTGGGCGTGCGCCGTGTGGCACAAGTGCTTGAAGGCAGAGCATTGGACGGGTTCCGCTCACCGGTTGGATCGGATAACCGGAGAGCGGCAGTTAGGAGGGATTTCAGGATTGTTGGGATGGCGCTGCCGGTAGAATGGAGAACGGATGACAGAGCTCTAGCAAATTACTGCCAGCAGACCGTGGCCACGCTGTGGCATTATCATGGAGGGTGCGTCGCCGGCAAGGTGGTTGATAGAGATTTTCGGGTGATTGGCACCCGTGCACTTCGTGTGGTTGATGCTTCAACATTCAGTGAGACACCTGGGACGAACCCGCAAGCTACAGTCTTGATGATGGGCAGGTATGAACTTCCTCATTCATTTCCAGGTAAATTTCGTTGGTAGAAAACTACATATAGTGTAAAAACGTGAAGTATACCACTACATGATCTGATGACCATCCATCGACCTTGTAGATGCTATCTTTTAGTATTTGAATGGCACTTTGAACCTGATTGGCAGTGGCTGTATCTAAAGCAATGTGTTTAATGTTCAATGTGATTGTTTTGTTGGCAATGTTGTAGTAGGCATTAACATGGAACCCGTGCTTACTAATGCTGAACAGGTATGTGGGGTTGAAGATGATTGAGAGACACAGCGGAAGGCCAGTTATACCATCATAGCCCTCATCCAAGGCCTGAAAGGTTGACCCTGCAGCCAGTTTTTCTATCAACATGTGCGGAGTGCACCATATGTTTCCTTCAACCCACACTGCTCCCTgtttctgtttttctttttcctactaGTATGCTGTATAGAGTACCAGCATAGCATGGGCATCCTTTTCGTGTGTGCATAGTGATGGGAAGGGAAGCGGGAATCGAGACAACAGCCTGGAGATTGCATTTTTGGCTAGTGAATTGTGTTACTGAAAGACATGTGGTTAAGATGTTCTGATGAGTGAGTGTAAAGGCTAGGAATTACGTGCTTTGTGATGTCTACGAACATGGTAATTCTCATGACTTCATGAGAGCTCCATGCCTCCATACGTACCAAACTCATTCAGGGGACGATTTTGGTTAATATTGCAGCATAACGAGAGAACAAAGGATCTGTTCATGAAGGTCATCACTTCTTTGGAGATGGTAGCTTTAGAACTGTTTGCGACTTTGCGAGTCATGGATGGAAGCATAATAATAGACTTTGTCAggcttaattttattttttgactCTCCTGCTAATCCAGCTATTGAAGCTTGGAAAAATATAATAATTGAAATCTGTGTACACTAAACCGTAGAACTCGGAAAATTCCATTATCCAAAAAAAATCAGATCGTTTAATCATCATAATTCACAGGTTTGAGAGCATTTGTAAAAACAATGATTTTTTATCCAACCTTCATAATCATGACGTGAGCATGCCCATGTTTTTAATATGCACGAACGGTTGGGTTTTTGTCAGTCAGATTGGAATGAAGTTGTAGCTCAAGATGAAATGTGAGTTCTTGTCAGCTAGGTCGAAATGAAAGCTCAAGAGTCAAGATGGGAAAACATGTTTTCTTGTTTCACTATAAATCACATAGAGTAAAGtattaacatcattagatttATTATAAAAAGCTTTTTTTCATAATGTACCTTATATTGGTGCTGTCCCACGAACCAAAGAGGAGACGGGGAAAAGGTAAAGCAGCGGGAGGAAGACAGCGACTGCGCAAGGGGCGCTCGGGTCCACTGTCAGCGTCGTCGTGCGGCCGACCAATCGCGCGCGGGTGCGGCTGACCCTTCCACTGTGCTGGGCTGGACTTTTGCGGTAACGGGGGGCCGCGGCCCACGTGCGTTTCGTCTGCTGGGAACTCAgaagtcggcggcggcggaacgacgCGACTCGCCCCGCGCGTAGCCGCACGAGCCTCGCGCCGGCTACGCCTCCCATCGGCAGGCGGCACCACCAGCCGTCCACCACGCCACTCGCCATCGCCAGCCGACGGGGCACGGAGCACGGGAGCTGGGCTCTGCCGCGACGTCATCGCTCGACAGCTCGCCGGCGGGTGTGGGGTGTCTCGCGGAGTCGCGGTGCTGCGGAAAAGGTCACGGCGGCACGGCAGACGGGACGGGACGAGGCGCCTGGGAAGACGGGCCACGTTGCGTCGTGGCGCGACGCGGCGCACGCGCGGCGTTCGCACCGCATGGGCGCGGCGCCGGGTCCTGCCACCGCTGGCAGGATGAGCGGAGACCGAGAGGGTGGCACGGCACGCGCACGTTCGACGTGTCGCCGGATCGCCCGGCGCGCGGCACTACTTGACTCGACCACTCAATGCCGGTACAGCCTGTGGTTGACGCCCCCATTCATTCATTGCCTGGCCCTCGAGAACTCGTGATCCATGAGCACGCCGATGCAACAGTACAGTCGTACGGATACGGTCACTCGATCTCCAGTGTCAATGTGCAGATGTTCTGCAGCCGCACACAGCACATCACATGCGCGTGCTCTGCCCGATGCCTGGCTATCTTGGATCTGCTGATGAAACTCTTGTCTCCCACTCAGTCTGAACAAACAGGGTGGATGATGTAACACCCAGCaaaaccgcggacggtccgctagagatcggcggacggtccgccagagtAACGCCCAGATATTTAGCTGGATGTGGGCCCGGTCGtcatctcctccttcctcaTTCCCACCTCGACTAGAGACGAACGGAGCTcgtccgctcgcgccgccgtcgcctccttccgtcgatctccctcctccggccaccatacTTCGATTCCTCGCGCGAGCACATTCCCCagcgcctcctccaccttccccaaccccgAGCCTAGCTTctcccggccggaatcgcccccgccaccgccggtcaccattggagccgcttgaagctttgctccaccgtcgatccgcttctccggtcgtcctccgcccGAACCGACCGCGGAAATAgattcgtggtgagttactTGTGCTCCCCGGCCCTTTTTCCCCATCAAAGatatgaactgcggacggtccgcctaggagggccggacagtccgcaggtcaagttagaagttgtccagagataatgttgtctctggtgtttTCGTAGAATTGAAATGCGAACGGTCCGCTATtagagagcggacagtccgccgtagagatcaaaatttgtccagagacgatgttgtctctggtggggttcacagggttgaactgcggacggtccgctattggagagcggacagtccgccgtatagtctagaattttgtccagagacgttatcGTCTCTTGTGGAATTGGCAGAGTGAATTGCGGACGGTGcgccaaggagggccggacgGTCTGCAgtagaaatttaaattttgtccAGAGGCGTCGTTGCCTCTGGTGGTATTGcagagttaaactgcggacagtccgctatgttggagcggacggtccgccgtataGATTGAAATTTATCCAGAGAGGTAGTTGGTTCTGGTAGGTCGGCAGAGttgtactgcggacagtccgccacttgggcgcggacagtccgcagggcatTCCAGTTGAAGTATAATAGTTGCATCATTGAGCTGCACtcaattatttcatatgcattcgtgtagcatTCGCCGTTGAGGACGTCGTGTtcgaggtgattgcggcaccgcaggagcagccggagcaagcccaggaggagaggcgtgagaacccggcccaagacCCGTCTGACTCTAGCTCTGAGCAGcaacccgaaggcaagccccggtgcacatcctattaattaaaattatgacacctggatatgtatttattatttgtgcattatgtttaggagttgtttgaaaccctagttgcatgaacccgaggtttccttgagttatactagtatgtataggacgatataAATGCTATGCTAaatagggttcggtagaagtcgagtaattttttgttactcgcgagatataggatgttttttttatgtttccatATATAAGTTACTCATCTTGGGTTGGAAGTTttggaatgaaagaaagaatataaTCTGAGACCGGGCGAGAGAGGTGTAGTTCcacctgtgtcggttaaggaccgagccgttgtcggccctgctgatcatgtttgaactgtactaaccgcatgccggaagtaggaggtagtcgaaaccggtaagcctagtactaccttgtttcgaaagtacaggattccatctcacctcctggggtagtcgagtagtcgcagagaaatggggatgcatgtattacttttggtggtctcatgttgagctcggctgaccatatgatggtggggcggtcctgtagttcgaggcggggaggggaagggttggtgcgtgtggtccgacggggcttttgcatgccgtgttggttaggtccaccttgtaaggttaaatcgaatcgattcgccgtcagtcgctctcggacaagGGCACCTTGATCACCGGGTCACATCGTAGCAATATGAGTTGGAACATGGAGTCTATTATATATGTTGGTTCTATTTTGAATTGTAATTAatgttctaccatgtttgttctAGATGgccatgcaaatattagattatgaTTAATCCTTATAGAATATGGAGCAAAAatattgaaattaaggatccatTTTTAgacgtttttctgcaaaataaaccaccagccaaaagccttgcatgtctagataggtGGGCTACAtatacccaatagtcgggtaagtcttgctgagtattagttgctcaggacTTTTGTTGAAACATTATTTTAGGGCAcacagacgtagacttctgtccctacTGTgttaagttcatccgccgggacgcAGAGGGATGAGAGGTTGTGGACCCAGATGTTTAGTTAGGGACCTCCCTAGGGTACACTTGTGGTAGTTGTAGGCCTTTTTTCTCTGTTCGAACCCGAATTTCAGTAatgtaaagtttgtaaattatgtatttattcaaacttgatttgaaaattttatAGTAGAATCTTGTGTATATTACtgtattttcaaatatgtgtcgtgcttgtaccatctgcgctcaccttcgagtgagactatcggtgttgtttcgatcgggacgtgggctgagaaagggctgtcaaattaaaccattaagctaacgcgcccgatgtgttcaaatgatggtcattacgcttaattgagagttttaatttggcggttctgtcacagctggtatcagagccgaaacgcatcgAGGGTGGTACAGGCATGACTAATTTTAAgtttttccaaaaatataaaaatgaaatttTTGCGTAGGGCGAGCATGCATCATATTTTTTGTTGTGTTTTGGGCTTTGTCTCGTAGGAGTTGTTGGGAGTGTGAGTTTATGGCCCTAAGGACCTTTGTAGACGAAGTTCGGGTCGTAAGGTTTCATAGACTTGCCGTGAAGTGTTACAGAAGTGTCGTCAGTCGGGCCGAAGACACTGTCTGGTAGTTCAAAACATGTTTAGCGGACAGCCCGGTCATgacccgcggacggtccgccggacaTTAAGGAAAAATACACAGAACCATTTGAAACTGAGTTGGGTAGATTTAATGTGAAGCGGATGGTCGGCTGAAGTGGTAGCGGACGGTCCGGTGAGCTGAAATTCTTTCATtgaggacggtccgcccttgtaccgcggacggtccgccatacatttttcggctggaccagggcaacccggtcagaccgattgaaCTGAGCCGGTCGGACCACCTGGCCCTGCCTGCAAGCATTACACTGAATTGTTTTTAAAGCTATACATTCTGCAATGTGTCATGTCTAGAGAGATTAGTTACCATCAGGATTGTTTTGATTAACCTAGATGATGGAACTAATCTTGTCATAGTTAAATGCAGAATGGCAGCACCCCCGAACCCTCCTGATTTGGttcaggccattgcggccatacTTACTGGGTGTGATGAGCAGACGGCGCTCCTCCGTCAGCTTGTGGAACAGGGGGCAGCACCACGTCCAGGACACCACCCGCCACCTGTTCCTGGGTACCAGGAGTTCCTGGGGACCCAGCCGCCACTGTTTCACAAGGCAGATGAGCCGTTGGAGGCCGACAACTAGCTTAAGACCATAGAGTCCAAGTTCACTCTGTACCCATAAAATGAGGGGGACAAGGCAGCATTTGCAGCTCAACAGCTCAGGGGTCTCGCACGTACGTGGTGGGACAACCACGTGGCCATGTTTCCTGCTGGCACTCGATTCACTTGGGCGGAGTTCAAAGAAGCTTTCAAGGTACATCATGTCTCCGCAGGGGTGATCAGAAGGAAGCTTACGGAGTTCTTGGCTCTAAAGCAGGGCAACAGTAATGTGATGCAATATGCCCAGAATTTCAACACGCTCTCACAGTACGCCGGGTACCACGTGGACACGGATGAGAAGAAGCATGCttgcttcaggcaggggcttagcaaCAAGCTCCAAGATCGCCTGGCAATGTTCAAATTCAACACTTttagtgagctagtcaatgggg
Proteins encoded:
- the LOC120671531 gene encoding (R)-mandelonitrile lyase-like produces the protein MCGLGSAGAPPVYARYLVDAAAMPAVELYDYIVVGGGTAGCPLAATLAGSGGGRVLLLERGGAPSEFPALATAGGFVRTLAMADPAPESDAPAQGFTSEDGVPNVRARVLGGGTAINAGFYSRAHPEWFRGHDAENTEVTNWDMRLVNASYEWVERHMTFQPTVRGFQAAVRAALLEANVTPWNGFTVDHVAGTKVSATTFDASGRRHSAADLLAFARPSRLRVATRATVTRIITNPIDPAARHGRSPQPTIAAIGVVYQDRLLDQHQALLRPGGEVILSAGALGSPQLLLLSGIGPASDLSYLGIPVSADLPDVGKHMFDNPRNGISIIPSVPIDHSLIQVVGIPSANGAASYLEAASYIVPLAPALRSAGPFIGSSSPLYVTVATIMEKVPGPLSEGSLWLSSTNPLESPPLRFNYLSRPEDLARCVLGVRRVAQVLEGRALDGFRSPVGSDNRRAAVRRDFRIVGMALPVEWRTDDRALANYCQQTVATLWHYHGGCVAGKVVDRDFRVIGTRALRVVDASTFSETPGTNPQATVLMMGRYVGLKMIERHSGRPVIPS